The following proteins come from a genomic window of Carassius gibelio isolate Cgi1373 ecotype wild population from Czech Republic chromosome B8, carGib1.2-hapl.c, whole genome shotgun sequence:
- the LOC127962885 gene encoding UDP-GlcNAc:betaGal beta-1,3-N-acetylglucosaminyltransferase 7 — MTNPLATRLDCSLRSVCVMESFFRKKKNLRTAVSLTLVFATLLMLQKLITVDTNFKDIKVDVKRKWCGPTCKSIKAIENASNGEGLPPVGKPMARKWDMDTIQCHENSTMKTEAWFRRLSPRFHEFVLHRHCRYYPMLLNHPEKCSGDVDLLVVVKSVIEEHDRREAVRQTWGKEQEIQGFKIKTLFLLGTPATGKDARNLQALVQYEDRTYGDILQWDFMDTFFNLTLKEVNFLRWFNIYCSGVPFIFKGDDDVFVQIKNLVELIGFRVEENRVENLIVGDTILEAKPIRNRQSKYFIPKELYDDRYPPYLGGGGFLMSSLVARKLFVVSESVELYPIDDVFLGMCLQKLKIVPELHLAFRTFGIIKRKVTPLNREPCFFRSLIVVHKLDPQELLQMWRLVQNEDLTCARQVVI; from the coding sequence ATGACAAATCCACTGGCGACCCGACTGGACTGCTCTCTTAGGAGCGTGTGCGTAATGGAATCGTTCTTTCGAAAGAAAAAGAATTTAAGGACTGCGGTCAGCCTGACTTTGGTTTTTGCCACTTTACTGATGCTTCAGAAGTTAATAACAGTTGACACGAATTTCAAAGATATCAAAGTCGACGTGAAACGCAAATGGTGTGGCCCCACATGTAAAAGCATAAAGGCTATCGAAAATGCATCAAACGGTGAAGGCTTGCCGCCGGTGGGAAAACCCATGGCAAGAAAATGGGACATGGATACAATTCAGTGTCATGAAAATTCAACCATGAAAACCGAAGCCTGGTTTCGTCGTTTGAGCCCAAGATTTCACGAATTTGTCCTGCACAGACATTGCAGGTACTACCCAATGTTGCTGAATCACCCGGAGAAGTGCAGCGGCGATGTGGATCTTCTGGTCGTGGTCAAATCGGTTATCGAAGAACATGACCGGCGAGAAGCCGTGAGGCAGACCTGGGGAAAGGAGCAAGAAATCCAGGGCTTTAAAATCAAAACACTATTTTTATTAGGCACTCCAGCCACTGGCAAAGACGCGCGAAATTTACAAGCCCTGGTCCAATATGAAGACCGAACCTACGGGGACATCTTACAGTGGGACTTTATGGACACCTTCTTCAACCTCACCTTAAAGGAGGTGAACTTTCTGAGATGGTTCAACATCTACTGCAGTGGAGTTCCCTTCATCTTCAAAGGGGACGATGACGTTTTTGTCCAGATCAAGAACCTGGTGGAACTAATTGGCTTTCGGGTGGAGGAGAACAGAGTGGAAAACCTCATTGTAGGAGACACCATTTTAGAAGCCAAACCGATCAGAAACCGCCAAAGTAAATATTTCATTCCCAAAGAGTTGTATGATGATCGCTATCCACCTTATTTGGGTGGAGGGGGATTTCTCATGTCTTCTCTGGTGGCCCGCAAGCTCTTTGTGGTTTCTGAGAGCGTGGAGCTTTACCCCATTGATGATGTGTTTTTGGGCATGTGCCTTCAGAAACTGAAGATCGTGCCCGAGCTGCATCTGGCCTTCCGAACATTTGGGATCATTAAGCGTAAAGTGACTCCTCTGAACCGGGAGCCGTGCTTCTTTCGCAGCCTCATCGTGGTGCACAAACTCGACCCGCAGGAGCTGCTGCAAATGTGGAGGCTTGTTCAAAACGAGGACTTGACCTGCGCCAGACAAGTCGTAATATGA